GGGAGAATTTATTGAACTGTGCCGCGCTGTGACGGTTGAGCAGGTGGCGCAAGCGGCGCAAGGTATGTCGTTGGATACGGTTTATTTTTTGCGAGGTGATGGGTCATGATGAATAACAAATTAAACCAAGCCATCCATCATCGTGTGTTGTCCAACGGGCTGAATGTGTATGTTCTGCCAAAGCCGGGATATCATAAGACGTTTGCGCTGTATGGTACGCATTATGGCGGCGTGGACGTGAATTTTACCGCCAACGGCGTGACGCATCATACGCCCTACGGGGTGGCGCACTTTTTGGAGCATAAGATGTTCGATATGCCCGACGGGCAAAATGCACTGGAAACGCTGGCGGCAAACGGCGCCAACCCCAACGCTTATACGTCAGTCGATTTAACGGCCTATTTGATTGAATGTACCTCGCGCTTTGCGGAGAATTTGACGGCGTTGCTCACCTTTGTTAACACGCCGTACTTTACGCCGGAAACGGTCGAGAAGGAAAAAGGCATTATCGGGCAAGAAATTAAGATGATTGAAGACCGCCCGCACAGCATGATTTTCTATAATATGCTGACGGGATTATATGCCGAACATCCCATCAGTGTGCCGATTGCGGGCACACAGGACTCGGTTGCAAAAATTACTGACGAAACACTGAATGCCTGTTATCAACACTTCTACAACCCCGCGCAGATGGCGTTGTGCGTGGCGGGTGATGTTGATATTGACGAAGTTTGCCGCATTGCCGAGGCTGTGCCGGGCGGTGCGCCTGCGGTGGGCGATGTGGTGCGTGAATACGGCAATGAGAACCACGCCAAGGCAAAAATGTCTGTCTATCAAAAACACATGGCTGTAGGGTTGCCGCTGTTCATGTTGGGGTGCAAGTTGTCGCCATCAAGCTACGATAGCTTCTGCGCTGAACTGGAAAGTGATTTGGCGTGCGAGCTGATTGCAGGTAAGTCCAGCCCGTTATATGCACGGCTGTACGCCGAGGGGTTGATCAATGATAACTATCAGTATGGCTATTTCGGCTTTTCGGGCGGCGCGTGCGGGTTGTTTGGTGGTGAGAGCCGCGACCCTGCGGCGTTTCAAGCAGCGTTGCTGGATGAATGGCAACGCGTGAAAAAAACGGGTGTAGACACTGCTCACTTTGTGCGGCTTAAACGTGCAGCATATGGACAATGGCTGCGGCAACTTGACGACAGTGAAGCATTGTGCCGCAATGCGATGAATGCGCATTTTAATAAGCGTGACGCCTTTACGTTTCCCGAAATTTTTGAGAATATGACAATTGAGGCTGTGATGGCGCGGTTGGATACAATGTTATCGGCTGAGCGGATGTGTTTGTCGCGGATTGACCCTGCGGGGTAGGTATAACTTCCCAACTCTGCGGGACTATCGACTTTTGCCAACAAGCGAAATGTCAAAAGTCCGCCACCTCCTTGTCGAAAGGGGGGTGGGATTTGCATTGCGTTCTTTGCCCCCTTCTTTGAAAGGGGGTGCCCTGTAAGGGGCGGGGGGTGCTCCCCTATATACATAAAAAACAATAAGAAAGAAGGTACAAACAATGCCACCAATTCGTTTTCCCGGCTTTGGATTCCAAGTTGAAATCGAGCGCGCCGTGACTGAGCGGTTGCCTGTTCAGTGGTACGGCGTACTTATCACACTGGGTGTGGTGCTTGCGCTGTTGTATTGTATGAAACGCGCACCAAAGATGAGCATCAAGCAAGAGCAGTTGCTCGACATGATGTTTTTTGTGTTGCCGGCTGCGATTATTGCTTCGCGGCTCTATTTTGTGGCGTTTAACTGGGATGCGACGACACGCGGTGCTGAGGGGTTCTGGGAAACGCTAGGCAGCGTTTTTGCCGTATGGGATGGTGGAGTTGCTATCTACGGCGCGATATTTGGTGCGGTATTGACGGCATGGATTTTTTGTCGTGTGCGCAAAATTGACACGTTGGCCATGTTTGACCTCGGCGTGCTCGGATTGTTGATCGGGCAGGCTGTAGGGCGTTGGGGCAATTTTATTAATCAAGAAGTCTACGGCATTGAAACGGCTTTGCCGTGGCGTATGGGTATCATGCAAGCTGATGGGGCGTACAGCTATGTGCATCCGCTGTTCTTATATGAATCATTGTGGTGTATTTTAGGGCTGATTGTGCTGCACGTGTTGTCCAAAAAGCGTACGCGCAATGGGCAAGTATTTATGATGTACTTGGTGTGGTATGGCGCAGGTCGTGCGGTATTTGAAACGATGCGTGCGCCGAGCTATGTGCTGTTTGTCGGTGGCGTGAATACCAGCTTGGCGGTTGCGATTGGTATGGCGGCGATTGGTGTGATTGGTATGTTGCTATTGTTGCGGACGCCGGCGGCGGTTGCCGCATCTGTCGTGGCTGACTCACCATGTGATGAGGATAGTGCGCCTTGCGATGATGAGGCAATTGCCGAGCCTGTTGAAAAGGATATTGTTTCCACTGCCTCGCAAACCGATGCGTCTGACGATGACATGCCGCAAGTTGATGTGTCAGTGAATGAAACTGCAGACGAAGATGATGTTGCGTTTATCGAAGTCGATGTTGAGGAGGTTGCCGCTGAGATGGCTGAGTCTATGCCCGAAGCGCATGAGTTGGTTGATATCAATGACCTGCCCGATGTGTTGGAAATTGACGATAATGATGACAGTGAGGAATAATTAATGGCGATATTACTGGACGGGAAGGCGATTGCTGCTAAACATAAGAAAGAAATTGCCAAAATAGTTGGCGGTATGGCACGTAAGCCGGGGCTTGCTATTGTGCTTGTCGGCGACGACCCCGCGTCGCAAGTGTACGTTAAATGGAAGATTCGCGACTGCGAAGAGTGCGGCATTACGCCGCATGCGCACTATTTGCCTGCCGCAACGACAACCGAAGAATTGCTGGCATTGATTGCTAAGCTCAATGCCGACAGTGCTGTTGACGGCATTTTGTGCCAGTTGCCGTTGCCGAAACATATTGATGAGGCGGCAGTGCTGCAAGCCATTGATCCGCGAAAAGATGTCGATTGTTTCCACCCCGAAAATGTTGGACTGTTTATGATTGGCAGGCCGCGCTTTTGGCCGGGCACGCCGGCGGGCGTGATGTTGCTGCTGGAAGAGTACGGTATTGATATTGCCGGCAAAGAGTGTGTTGTGGTCGGGCGGAGCAACATTGTGGGCAAGCCGCAGGCCATGTTGTTGCTGCAAAAGCACGGCACGGTGACAGTGGCGCACTCGCGTACCAAAGACCTTGCTGAGGTGACGCGCCGTGCCGATATTTTGGTCGCGGCTGTCGGTGTATTGCACTTGATTACTGCCGACATGGTCAAGCCGGGGGCGGTAGTAATTGATGTGGGCATGAATAAAACTTCTGACGGCAAGCTGGCAGGCGATGTGGATTTTGAAGGCGTGGAGAAAGTGGCAAGCTATATCACGCCTGTACCCGGCGGCGTTGGGCCCATGACGCGGGTGATGTTGATGAAGCATACGTTGGCCGCCGCAGGCAGGTTGTAATTAATAATGCAGAAACGGGGACGGGGGGAGCCCTACATATAAAGGAGCCATCCATGAAGAAAATTATGATTATTCTTGCAGCGACTGTGGTGTGTGCGTTTGGACTTGCGGTGGGCATTGTGTTTTTTGTGGTGCAAGAGGATATGCCGGAAGGCGCGGTACATACAACACGGCCGCCGGAAGTTTTGCCGAGAGGCGGCGAAGCAGAGGCAGAGCTTTTTTTGCGGCAGTTTGTGACGATGTTTTCGGTGTATGACGGCTTTTATGATATGGATAGCGGCGCGTTTTATGCCAGAACGCACGGTTATTGGGCCTATGTTGACGAGTTGACGCAACCGCCGTTGTATTTTACCGGTGGTCGCTTTGGCGGTGAGCATTTTGAGAGTAGCACTTGGAGCGAAGAAGATGTTATCGTATTCGACCGTGACGGTGAGCTGATTACCGATGGGATATTTCTGCGAACATTTGAGTATTCGTGGTCGTGGGACGGCGATGATGAAGTGCATACGGTTGAATATGACGGCAGCGCAAGTAATTTTTTCCTTTTCGACCTCGATGATAGCGATGAGCCGGTGATTGTTGTGATGTTTCTAGCGGTAGGAAGTTCTCATATGTTCTCGGTGGTGTATCAGTTTATTGACGGCGAGTATCGCGAGGTGTTTGAGGGCGGGCATTTGAATTTCTTTAATGACAATCAGGGCAATTTGATTTTGCGTGATAACGGACCATCGCACCATTGGTGGGGGGGTGGCACATATTATTATGTGACAATGACAGATGAGGGCATGGATTTTGCTTCTGCGGCGCATTTGATGGCGTATTTTCCTGCGTTTCCGCAACACGATGAAGACTATTTTGATGACGACCTTCTTGTGGCAATTTACGAACTTCGTATGGACGAATTGGCAGAAGAAATCACCAAAAACATCCTTGCATATTTTGCAAGTTTACCGTCAACGGTAGAGATTATTTTGCCGCCTTGGACGGTGTGGGACGGTACGGAGGCATCGGCTGTGGCGAAGATTGAGGCGTTTGTGCGGCGGTTGGTGACAGTGCAGGCGTTTTCCGACTATTTTGGGGTGTATAATCAGGATACAGAAACATTCCATGCGGTGAGATGGGATACGCCATCTGAGTTTGTGTTGCCGTCGCGATCGCCGTTATTTTTTCACAGCAATCAGATGGTAGGTTCTTTGTTAACCCGAGATGGGGAGTGGCGCAATATGCCGTCAACAATTCTGCATTTGCACCCCAGAGATTTGGGGCAAACGGAATGGGATCAACGGCAGGTGTGGACGCTGTGGGCGATGGATTTTAACATAATTGATTTTGATGGCAACGGGTTTCCCGATGTCTTGGTGTATTACGACAGCCCGTGGGGCGATGATGTTGGTTTCCATCGATTGTATCGTTGGAATAAAGGGCCGTTCGACCTTGACATCGATTTATACTTTGAATGGGCGCAAGGCGAAAGCGACCCATTTGAGCAATCGGCAGGTGGGGTGCGGGAAGATTTGCGATGGCAGATTATTACACGCCTTCGCGCAGAGTTTGACGCGCTACCGCCATCGGCGGTGACTATTACATTACCACAATAGGCGTACAAAGGAGAAAATATCATGAGAACCGACATCGAAATCGCTCGCAGTTGTACCATGCAGCCCATTACGAAAATCGCCGAAAAGGTTGGCTTGACGGCTGATGAGTTGGAGTGTTACGGCAAGTACAAGGCCAAAGTGCGCGCCGCAGAACGCAAACCCAAAGGCAAACTGATTTTGGTCAGTGCCATTACGCCGACGCCTGCGGGTGAGGGCAAGACGACGACGAGCGTCGGGCTTGCCGACGGGCTGTCGCAGTTGGGGCTGAATACGTCGCTGTGCTTGCGAGAGCCGTCGCTCGGGCCTGTTTTCGGCGTCAAAGGCGGTGCGGCGGGCGGCGGCATGGCGCAGGTCGTGCCGATGGAGGACATCAACTTACACTTCACGGGTGATATTCATGCCGTTACGGCAGCGAATAATTTGCTCGCCGCGTTGTTGGACAACCATATCCATCACGGCAACGCGTTGGATATTGATGTGCGTGCAATTAGTTGGAAACGTTGCCTTGACATGAATGACCGCGCTTTGCGTGACTGCGTTGTAGGGCTCGGTGGCAAGCCCAATGGATTCCCGCGGCAGGATAAGTTTGAGATTAGCGTTGCCAGCGAGGTCATGGCGATTCTGTGCCTTGCCACTGATATGGCTGACTTGAAAGAGCGGCTGGGGCGCATTGTTGTGGCATACAATCGCGCCGGTGAACCTGTCACGGCCGGCGACTTGCGTGCGCAGGGTAGCATGGCGGCGTTGTTGCGTGATGCCATTTTGCCGAATTTGGTGCAGACGATGGAACATACGCCTGCGTTTATCCACGGCGGACCGTTTGCCAACATCGCGCATGGTTGTAACAGCGTGTCGGCGACGAAGTTGGCGTTATCGTTGACCGATTATGTCGTCACCGAAGCGGGGTTTGGCGCTGATTTGGGCGCTGAGAAGTTTATCGATATCAAGTGCCGTTCGGCGGGCATTGCGCCGTCCGTTTGCGTGATTGTTGCCACAATGCGGGCGTTGAAGTTCCACGGCGGGGTCGAGAAAAAAGACATTGGGCAGCCCAACGTCGATGCCTTGGTTAGAGGACTTGATAACCTTTGGCGGCATTACGATAACGTCACGCAAAAGCTTGGTGTGCCTGCGGTTGTGGCGATCAATCGTTTCGGCAATGACAGCCAAGAAGAGATTGCCGCATTGCTCGACGCATGCGCAGAGCGTGGTGTTCCCGTGGCACTCGCCGAGGGTCACGCGCAGGGCGGCAAGGGCATGATGGCGTTGGCGCAAACCGTCATTGACGTGATGGACAAGCCGACTTGCGGGTTTGTGTATGACTTAAAATTGCCGTTGAAAGATAAAGTCATCGCTCTGACTGAGGGTTACTACGGTGCGGCAAGCACGGCATTCATGCCTGCCGCTGAAAAAGAGTTGGCACGGCTGCAAGAGCAAGGTTTTGGTGATTTGCCCGTCTGCATTGCCAAGACGCAGTATTCTTTTTCCGATACACCAACATTGCGCAATGCGCCGAGCGGCTTTGCCATGACGGTACGTGGTGTAAAATTGTCGGCAGGCGCCGGCTTCGTTGTCGTAATGACAGGCGATATGATTACCATGCCGGGATTGCCGAAAGTGCCGTCGGCGGAAATGATTGATGTGAGTGGCGGCGGAGAGATTGCGGGGTTGTTCTAGTCTGTCGCGCCTCGTGCACGGCCGCCCTATCGCCACCAATCCCCCAACCACCCCAGCGTGCCATATATCTGTAATGAAATTGCCAATACAAACAACACCATGTCAGCAATGCGTGGTGCTGTTTTTTTGCGCGCGAGGATGAGCAATACCAAAAACGGTATGGCGTCTGCGAAATATCGTACGCCAAAATGCCAGCCGCCGTTGGATGTGTGGAAAAGAAAGAGGAGCATTTGGAGTGTGGAGAGCCCCAGTACCATCCAAAAAAATCCACGCTCTCGCTCTATCCCGTGTTCTCTATCCTCTATCTTCTGTTTGCGCACCAGCGCAAATACTGACGCATACGCTGCAATAAAAATCGGATTTGCCAGTGGGAAGAAGAAGCCGTCAAACGCCGGAAAGATAAGTTGTCCGCCTTCAATGTTGGGCAGACGCAATACAGCAGCCAAATTGCTGGCAGCTTGATTGTTGCCCGAAATGAAAGCATATCGCCAGCTAAATTGCCCATACGGCGCGTTGAGCATCTCAGGCAGGAAATTATGACCAAACTCCAACGGATTGCCAAAACGCGCAAAATTCAATGACATCAACGCAATGGCGACGACGGCAACAGGGATAATGCAATATACAAATATTTTGTGGGGAATACGCCCCTGTGCGCTCGGCACATCATT
The Oscillospiraceae bacterium genome window above contains:
- a CDS encoding insulinase family protein — translated: MMNNKLNQAIHHRVLSNGLNVYVLPKPGYHKTFALYGTHYGGVDVNFTANGVTHHTPYGVAHFLEHKMFDMPDGQNALETLAANGANPNAYTSVDLTAYLIECTSRFAENLTALLTFVNTPYFTPETVEKEKGIIGQEIKMIEDRPHSMIFYNMLTGLYAEHPISVPIAGTQDSVAKITDETLNACYQHFYNPAQMALCVAGDVDIDEVCRIAEAVPGGAPAVGDVVREYGNENHAKAKMSVYQKHMAVGLPLFMLGCKLSPSSYDSFCAELESDLACELIAGKSSPLYARLYAEGLINDNYQYGYFGFSGGACGLFGGESRDPAAFQAALLDEWQRVKKTGVDTAHFVRLKRAAYGQWLRQLDDSEALCRNAMNAHFNKRDAFTFPEIFENMTIEAVMARLDTMLSAERMCLSRIDPAG
- a CDS encoding formate--tetrahydrofolate ligase, translating into MRTDIEIARSCTMQPITKIAEKVGLTADELECYGKYKAKVRAAERKPKGKLILVSAITPTPAGEGKTTTSVGLADGLSQLGLNTSLCLREPSLGPVFGVKGGAAGGGMAQVVPMEDINLHFTGDIHAVTAANNLLAALLDNHIHHGNALDIDVRAISWKRCLDMNDRALRDCVVGLGGKPNGFPRQDKFEISVASEVMAILCLATDMADLKERLGRIVVAYNRAGEPVTAGDLRAQGSMAALLRDAILPNLVQTMEHTPAFIHGGPFANIAHGCNSVSATKLALSLTDYVVTEAGFGADLGAEKFIDIKCRSAGIAPSVCVIVATMRALKFHGGVEKKDIGQPNVDALVRGLDNLWRHYDNVTQKLGVPAVVAINRFGNDSQEEIAALLDACAERGVPVALAEGHAQGGKGMMALAQTVIDVMDKPTCGFVYDLKLPLKDKVIALTEGYYGAASTAFMPAAEKELARLQEQGFGDLPVCIAKTQYSFSDTPTLRNAPSGFAMTVRGVKLSAGAGFVVVMTGDMITMPGLPKVPSAEMIDVSGGGEIAGLF
- the folD gene encoding bifunctional methylenetetrahydrofolate dehydrogenase/methenyltetrahydrofolate cyclohydrolase FolD gives rise to the protein MAILLDGKAIAAKHKKEIAKIVGGMARKPGLAIVLVGDDPASQVYVKWKIRDCEECGITPHAHYLPAATTTEELLALIAKLNADSAVDGILCQLPLPKHIDEAAVLQAIDPRKDVDCFHPENVGLFMIGRPRFWPGTPAGVMLLLEEYGIDIAGKECVVVGRSNIVGKPQAMLLLQKHGTVTVAHSRTKDLAEVTRRADILVAAVGVLHLITADMVKPGAVVIDVGMNKTSDGKLAGDVDFEGVEKVASYITPVPGGVGPMTRVMLMKHTLAAAGRL
- the lgt gene encoding prolipoprotein diacylglyceryl transferase, translating into MPPIRFPGFGFQVEIERAVTERLPVQWYGVLITLGVVLALLYCMKRAPKMSIKQEQLLDMMFFVLPAAIIASRLYFVAFNWDATTRGAEGFWETLGSVFAVWDGGVAIYGAIFGAVLTAWIFCRVRKIDTLAMFDLGVLGLLIGQAVGRWGNFINQEVYGIETALPWRMGIMQADGAYSYVHPLFLYESLWCILGLIVLHVLSKKRTRNGQVFMMYLVWYGAGRAVFETMRAPSYVLFVGGVNTSLAVAIGMAAIGVIGMLLLLRTPAAVAASVVADSPCDEDSAPCDDEAIAEPVEKDIVSTASQTDASDDDMPQVDVSVNETADEDDVAFIEVDVEEVAAEMAESMPEAHELVDINDLPDVLEIDDNDDSEE